From Pseudomonas sp. AN-1:
GCCGTCGACAGGGCAACGCCCCGGCGATGTCAAATATGGTGAGGTGTCCGAGCGGTTGAAGGAGCACGCCTGGAAAGTGTGTATACGGGAAACCGTATCGAGGGTTCGAATCCCTCCCTCACCGCCATATTCGAAAGCCCCTGATTCTCCTGGAGAATCAGGGGCTTTTTCGTTTTCCCCCGATCAACCTCGGGGCGGCCGCACAACCGCGCGCCAAGCCAGGCCGATCAGGGCAATCACGCAGAAACCGGCCCCCGCCTGGAACGTCGCCGCCGCCCCCAGCCTGTCCCACAGCAGACCGGCGACGGCGCTGGCGAACAGCATGGCGATGCCGCTGACCAGGCTGAAGAAGCCGTAGGCCGTGAATGACCGCCACCCAGAACACCGCGCGGAAATCGTTGACCCACAGCAACATCGGCCGACCACCAGGGCGCTTGCGCCCAGGGTCGTGACCATGAACATCGGCAGCAGGCTGTGGATCATCTCCGACGAGATATCCATCAGCATGCTGACCAGGCCGAGAATCCAGATGCCCGCCGGGATCTGCTTCAGGGTGGAACCATCGCCTGCCTGCATGCTCGTCGCTCCTGCCGGGCCGCCGGCCCGCCTGTGAGGGTCCCGCCCGGCACGAGCCTCTCGCCCTCGCCCGTCCGGCCTCCGCCGACGCCTTTCTTCCGCCTCTGATACCATACCCCCCTATACCATATCCGGGCGGGCGAGCATGGGCCACATCATCCATCAGAAGTCGAAGCTACTGGGACGGGTGCGACGCATCCGGGGTCAGGTCGAGGGCCTGGAGCGCGCGCTCGAGGCCGAGAAGGGCTGCGCCGACATCCTGCACCAGATCGCTGCCGTGCGCGGCGCCATCAACGGCCTGATGGTGGAGGTGCTCGAGGAGCACGTGCGCGCGCACATCGCCGACCCGGCGATCACCAGCGACGCCGAGCGCCGTCAAGGTGCCGATGAGTTGATCGCCGTCCTGCGCACCTACCTGAAGTGAGAGCTGCCATGCACGCCGACAAACTGTCCCGATGGATGCACGACCACGTCTTCGATACCGGCAACTCCGCCGCCGAACGCAGCACCCGGGTGGTGATGTGGATCACGGCTGCGACCATGGTGGTCGAGATTGCCGCGGGCTGGTGGTTCAACTCGATGGCCCTGCTGGCGGATGGCTGGCACATGAGTTCGCATGCCGTGGCGATCGGCCTTTCCGCGCTGGCCTACGCCACGGCCCGGCGCTACGCCAGGGATCCGCGCTTTGCGTTCGGCACCTGGAAGATCGAGATCCTCGGCGGCTTCTCCAGCGCCATCTTCCTGCTCGGCGTGGCCGTGATGATGGTGGTGGGTTCGGTGGAGCGCATCCTCTCGCCGCAGCCCATCCAGTACCTGGAGGCGATCGCCATCGCCATCCTCGGCCTGCTGGTCAATCTGGTGTGCGCGCTGATCCTCGGCAAGGCGCACCATCACGACCATGGTCATACCCATGGCCACGGGCATGGCCACGATCACCACGACCATCATCACGACCTCAACCTGAAGTCGGCCTACCTGCACGTCATCACCGATGCGGCCACCTCGGTGCTGGCCATCGTGGCCCTGTTCGGCGGCTGGCTGTATGGCTGGGCCTGGCTGGACCCGCTCATGGGGATCGTCGGTGCCGTGCTGGTCGCGGTGTGGGCCCGGGGGCTGATCGTCGACACCGGCAAGGTGCTGCTCGACCGCGAGATGGATCACCCGGTGGTCGACGAGATCCGCGCAGTCGTGGAGACCGCGAGCGACGCCGGAGCAACCCGGATCACCGACCTGCACGTCTGGCGGGTGGGCAAGCAGGTCTACTCCTGCGCCATGACGGTGGTGACCCAGGACGCGACGCTGACGCCGGATGACGTGCGCGAGCGCCTGTCGGTGCACGAGGAAATCGTCCACTCGACCATCGAGATCCATCACTGCCCCGAGCTGTCCGCTGGAGCGAGCGCATGAAAACGCTGCGACGGTCACCAGAAGGGATCGCCCGCAGGCTTGCCGGGCGAGTGCGCTCTGCGGGCATTTCGCTGTACTGAGCGACGGGGTAAAGTCGGGAACCCCCACGCCAACCGGCGCTTCGCCATGCCGCAGCAGACCCCGCCACCGATCACCCCCGACCTGTTCGCCAGCCTCGCCGAACCGCTGCCTGCCACGGAGCGGCTGGGCGCACAGGCCTGGCTGCTGCGCGGCTTCGCCCTGCCCTTCGTCGAGGCGCTGCTACCGGCGCTGGCGGAAGTCGAGCAGGCGGCGCCGTTCCGGCAGATGCTCACCCCCGGCGGGCAGACGATGTCGGTGGCGCTGACCAACTGCGGAACCCTGGGCTGGACCAGCGACCGCCGCGGCTATCGCTACGAGCCGCTCGATCCGCTGAGCGGCCGCCCCTGGCCGGCGCTGCCCCCGGCATTCCTGCATCTGGCCCGGGAAGCGGCGGCGGCCGCGGGCTTCGCCGACTTCGCGCCGGACGCCTGCCTGGTCAACCGCTACCTGCCCGGCACGCGCATGGGCCTGCACCAGGACCGCGCCGAGCGCAGCCTGGCGCACCCCATCGTCTCGGTTTCGCTGGGCATCCCGGCGGTGTTCCTGTTCGGCGGATACACGCGCCGCGAGCCGGCACGGCGGGTGCCGCTGGTCCACGGCGATGTGCTGGTGTGGGGTGGCGAGGACCGCCTGCGCTTTCACGGCATCCTGCCGGTCAAGGCGGCAGTGCACCCGCTGCTCGGCGCCCGGCGGATCAACTTCACCCTGCGCAAGGCCGGCTGAACACCTAGCGGGCGATGGCGTAGCGCTCGAGCGGCGCCGTCACCGGGCGGACCAGGCTGGCGCCGCAATACTCCTGCAGATCGGCCTTGAGCCCCTGGGCCACGCCGTACAGGTAGTCGCTCTCGGTCTGCGCGTGTCCCTGGACGATCACCAGCACCGAGCGGGTCTCGCTGCGCACCGCGGTGGCGGCCGACTGCAGCGCCTCCAGGCGGCTCAGCACCTGGCCGCGACCGTCGAAGCAGGCGTACTCGCCAGCCGGCAGCGCCACCGGCGGCAGACTGTCGCGCACCTGGAAGCGCTCGCCGCCGCGGGTCAGGGCCAGGGTCACCGGCAGGCGCAGGTGCGCCAGGTCGTGGGTCGAGATCGACAGACCGCTGTTCAACGACCACTGGTTGGCCAGATCGACCAGCGGCGAGACGTTGGGCAGGCGGCCGCGGGCCTGGTACAGATCGAGCAGGGCCTGCGGCGACGGCGGCAGGGCGGCGGGCAGCCGCCCGATCTGCCGGCGCAGGACGCCGAAGCCCTGCTGCACGCCCCGGCAGCGCTCGGCGTCGAAGGCGGCGCGCAGCTCGACCAGACGATGCTGCAGGCGGGCCGTCGCCAGCCGGTTGTTCAGCCCGTGGAGGGTGAAGGCGATGGCCTTGAGGCCCAGTTCGGCGGGAGTATCGAGACGGAAAACTGGCATCAGCATGGTGGGAGCTCCGATGGGGACTGGCGCCGTGACGATGCGTTGTGGTCCTGCCCCGGGCAGGCCGTGTCGAGCGGCAGCATATGGCGCATATCCAAGCACTATCCGTGCCAGATGGCGTTTTCCTTGCAGATCAAGGTCATTGCCGAGGCTCTGGCTGCATCTGCCGCCGCGCAGTGCGACAAAACGAAGCAAGTGTCACAATGGCGACCACGACGCACTGCAAAGGATCGCTCCCGTTTCGATTAAGTCTGCCTTAAGTCTCCCGCGCTACCGTCTCCGGTCATCCTGACCGGGAAACCCTGTCCACCCGGTCCTATCCAACAACAACCCGACAACGCAAGGATCAACCATGCCGCTTGCTGTACCGCGCCGCCCCGGCGCCTTCTACTGGCTGCTCACCTGGCTGGCCGTGGCCGTCAACCTCGGGCGCTTCTTCGATCTCGCCCCGTCTTCCTGGCTGCTGGTCTACCAACTGGTGCTGATCGGCAGCTATGCGCTGCTGTTCGTCGCCCCGGCCTGGGCCATCAGTCGCCTGGTGGGCCGCTTCGCCCCCCGGACCGGCGCGGCGCTCTCCGTGCTGCTGGCCGGCGTGGTGCAACTGGCGCTGTACGGCGACCACCTGCTCTGGCAGCTGTACGGCTTCCACCTCAACGGCTTCGTCTGGAACATCGTCACCACCCCGGGCGGCATCGAGGCACTGGGCTCCTCGGCGTCCACCGAGCGCGAGGTGGCGTTGCTGGCTGTCGGCATCTTCGCCGGCCAGGGCCTGCTGCGCCTGCTGGCCCACGGCCTGGCCCGCCTGCGCCTGCCGGCGCCGCGGCTGGCCTGGGTGCTGCCGCTGTTCCTGGTCGCCACCCTCGGCGAGCGCGTGAGCTACGGGGTCGGCCACTTCTACGGCTATAGCCCGCTGCTGGAGAGCGCCCAGCGCGTGCCCTTCTACCAGCCGCTGACCATGCGCCGCGTGCTGGAGAAGCAGTTCGGCCTGGAGCGCCCGCAGCGCATGGAAGTGGCCAGCGCCGAGCTCAAGGGCCAGCTGCGCTACCCGCAGGCACCGCTGCGCATCGAGGCTCCGGCCAAGCCGCTGAACATCGTCTGGCTGGTCGCCGAGTCGTGGCGCGCCGATACCCTGAACGAGCGGGTGATGCCGCAGACCCACGCCTTCGCCCAGCGCGCCCAGCATTTCGTCAGCCACTTCTCCGGCGGCAACGGCACGCGCATCGGCATGTTCAGCCAGTTCTACGGCCTGCCGGCCAACCTGTGGTTCCCGGTGCTCGACGCCCGCGTCGGCAGCCCGCTGATCGACGTGCTGCAGCAGCAGGACTACCAGATCAAGCTGTTCACCAGTGCGCGCTTCAGCTATCCGGAGTTCGACAAGACCCTGTTCGTCAAGGTGCCGCGCGAGCAGATGGTCGAGGACGACAAGGGCAATACCTGGGAGCGCGACCGCCGCAACGTCGACCGTCTGCTGGAGTTCGTCGACCGGCGCGATCCGGCCAAGCCGTTCATGACCTTCCTGTTCTTCGAGTCGCCGCACGCCAACTACAACTTCCCGCCCGAGTCGGTGATCGAGCCTGACTATCTGCCGGACTTCAGCTACGCCAGCATGGATCTGTCCCGCGACATCAAGGGCATCCACAACCGCTACCTGAACGCCGTGCACCACCTGGACAGCCAGCTGGCGCGGGTCACCGCGCACCTGGAGCAGAACGGCCTGCTGGACAACACCCTGGTGGTGATCACCGGCGACCATGGCGAGGAGTTCATGGAGAAGGGCCGCTGGGGCCACAACTCCACCTTCGTCGACGAGCAGATCCGCGTGCCGCTGGTGCTGTGGATTCCCGGCCGCGAACCGCACCGGGAGAGCCTGCGCACCAGCCACGTCGACCTGCTGCCGACCCTGCTGCCGCTGCTCGGCGTGCGCAACCCCGGCCAGGATTACGCCATCGGTCACAGCCTGTTCGAACCCAAGGCCGACCGCCTGCTGCTGGCCGGCGACTGGGACCGCCTGGCCTTCCTCGGCGAGCAGTACAAGCTGGTGCTGCCGTTCGCCAGCGGCAGCTTCGCCGGCATGGACGTCAGCCACGCCGACGACCGCCAGGTGAGCAACAGCACCAGGGTGCTGCAGACCAAGATGCCGCTGATCCAGGTGGAAATGGGCAGCCTGCGCCGCTTCCTCGCCCACTGAGCCGCGCGTCTACGGCCGGCCGCTGTCGGCCGGGGCGCCGGGGGCCGGCGGTGCGTCGTCCTCGCCGCCCCCGCCGGACTGCGGCGTTTCGAGGAAGGCGCTTTCGGCCACAAAGCGCCAGCCTGAATAGCTGGCGGTGCCGGCGAAATCCGTCCATTGCGGCGGAAAGCCGGCCACCTTCAGCGGCGCGCGCTCGGAGCGGCTGTACACCCCGGTGATGCGCCCGTCGAAGGAGCGCACCAGCCCCCAGTCGAGGCTGTTGGTGATGGGATCGGGATACAGGCGACGCAGATGGCGGCGCACGTTCGGCACGCGCTTGTCCTCCAGCAGCTCCTCGAGCCGCTGCGGATACTGGGCGACGCCGACCGAGGCGCGGTAGTAGCTGCGCAGCGCCTGGGCGTACTGGGTGCCGACCCACAGCAGCTCGCGTTCCCGGGCCCGCTGGCTGGCGGTCGACCACAACTGGCCGGCTCCGGCCAGCGCCGCGCCCATCAGCATGACCAGGAACAGCACGCCGAGGTAGGTGAAGCCAGCCTGGCGACCGCCTCCCGCGCTACCACTCCGCATAGGCCGTCCCGTCCCGCGCCATGCCGGGCGCACCGCTCTTGACGTCGCCCACCGCGCCCTCGGCCCCGGCCGGCGGCGGCAGCGTCACCCAGCTGTCGCTGCGCTCGACGATGGGGTCCACCGGCAGCTGGCGCAGGTAGCGCTTTTCCACCAGCGCCTGCAGCGAATCGGGGTAGCGCCCGGTATCGCCGTAGTGGTGGTCGA
This genomic window contains:
- a CDS encoding phenylalanine--tRNA ligase beta subunit-related protein translates to MLMPVFRLDTPAELGLKAIAFTLHGLNNRLATARLQHRLVELRAAFDAERCRGVQQGFGVLRRQIGRLPAALPPSPQALLDLYQARGRLPNVSPLVDLANQWSLNSGLSISTHDLAHLRLPVTLALTRGGERFQVRDSLPPVALPAGEYACFDGRGQVLSRLEALQSAATAVRSETRSVLVIVQGHAQTESDYLYGVAQGLKADLQEYCGASLVRPVTAPLERYAIAR
- a CDS encoding sulfatase-like hydrolase/transferase; protein product: MPLAVPRRPGAFYWLLTWLAVAVNLGRFFDLAPSSWLLVYQLVLIGSYALLFVAPAWAISRLVGRFAPRTGAALSVLLAGVVQLALYGDHLLWQLYGFHLNGFVWNIVTTPGGIEALGSSASTEREVALLAVGIFAGQGLLRLLAHGLARLRLPAPRLAWVLPLFLVATLGERVSYGVGHFYGYSPLLESAQRVPFYQPLTMRRVLEKQFGLERPQRMEVASAELKGQLRYPQAPLRIEAPAKPLNIVWLVAESWRADTLNERVMPQTHAFAQRAQHFVSHFSGGNGTRIGMFSQFYGLPANLWFPVLDARVGSPLIDVLQQQDYQIKLFTSARFSYPEFDKTLFVKVPREQMVEDDKGNTWERDRRNVDRLLEFVDRRDPAKPFMTFLFFESPHANYNFPPESVIEPDYLPDFSYASMDLSRDIKGIHNRYLNAVHHLDSQLARVTAHLEQNGLLDNTLVVITGDHGEEFMEKGRWGHNSTFVDEQIRVPLVLWIPGREPHRESLRTSHVDLLPTLLPLLGVRNPGQDYAIGHSLFEPKADRLLLAGDWDRLAFLGEQYKLVLPFASGSFAGMDVSHADDRQVSNSTRVLQTKMPLIQVEMGSLRRFLAH
- the alkB gene encoding DNA oxidative demethylase AlkB gives rise to the protein MPQQTPPPITPDLFASLAEPLPATERLGAQAWLLRGFALPFVEALLPALAEVEQAAPFRQMLTPGGQTMSVALTNCGTLGWTSDRRGYRYEPLDPLSGRPWPALPPAFLHLAREAAAAAGFADFAPDACLVNRYLPGTRMGLHQDRAERSLAHPIVSVSLGIPAVFLFGGYTRREPARRVPLVHGDVLVWGGEDRLRFHGILPVKAAVHPLLGARRINFTLRKAG
- the dmeF gene encoding CDF family Co(II)/Ni(II) efflux transporter DmeF — its product is MHADKLSRWMHDHVFDTGNSAAERSTRVVMWITAATMVVEIAAGWWFNSMALLADGWHMSSHAVAIGLSALAYATARRYARDPRFAFGTWKIEILGGFSSAIFLLGVAVMMVVGSVERILSPQPIQYLEAIAIAILGLLVNLVCALILGKAHHHDHGHTHGHGHGHDHHDHHHDLNLKSAYLHVITDAATSVLAIVALFGGWLYGWAWLDPLMGIVGAVLVAVWARGLIVDTGKVLLDREMDHPVVDEIRAVVETASDAGATRITDLHVWRVGKQVYSCAMTVVTQDATLTPDDVRERLSVHEEIVHSTIEIHHCPELSAGASA
- a CDS encoding metal/formaldehyde-sensitive transcriptional repressor: MGHIIHQKSKLLGRVRRIRGQVEGLERALEAEKGCADILHQIAAVRGAINGLMVEVLEEHVRAHIADPAITSDAERRQGADELIAVLRTYLK
- a CDS encoding type II secretion system protein → MRRQAGFTLIELMVVMVIIATLLTIAVPRYFTSLENSRETSLRQSLAVMREALDHHYGDTGRYPDSLQALVEKRYLRQLPVDPIVERSDSWVTLPPPAGAEGAVGDVKSGAPGMARDGTAYAEW
- a CDS encoding type II secretion system protein is translated as MRSGSAGGGRQAGFTYLGVLFLVMLMGAALAGAGQLWSTASQRARERELLWVGTQYAQALRSYYRASVGVAQYPQRLEELLEDKRVPNVRRHLRRLYPDPITNSLDWGLVRSFDGRITGVYSRSERAPLKVAGFPPQWTDFAGTASYSGWRFVAESAFLETPQSGGGGEDDAPPAPGAPADSGRP